The nucleotide sequence CGTCTGCGCTGTCTGCAGCAACAATGCCACGTCACGATCATTGATATGCCGGCGATCCTCGCGCAGGTGCACGGTGATGCCGTCCGCCCCGGCCTGTTCTGCAATCAGCGCTGCCTGCACCGGCTCGGGATAACGGGTGCCTCGCGCCTGACGCAGGGTGGCCACATGATCAATATTGACGCCGAGAAGAACGGGCATGGACAAGCTACCTTATGGTGGTTTCCGTCAGGCTCAGCAGTATAGCGGTCGCAGGGCGGGGAGAGCGAACGCGAAACCCACCACGTCCAGGCCATTGCTCATGCCCGCAAAACTGTCGAAACCGGCCTTTCCCCGTCGGCAGTATGCCGTCGGCTCACTTGATGCCTGGCAGCCGCCAAAGCTATTCGGCCAACGCCCGCTTTACCGTCTTGAGGGACAGCAGCAGCCGGCCACCGCTGAATTCCTGAAACCCGAATCTCTCGTAGAATGCCACCACTTCCTCCCCCAGGGGATCCACGACTACGAGCTGTATACCCAGCTCTTCATGCAGCCGCAGGCTTTTGCGCAAGGCGCTGACCACCAGTTGCACCCCCAGAGCCTGTCCCTGGCAGGACTGGCAGACCGCGAGACGCCCAATCAGCACCGCCGGCACACTCGGGTAGGGGGATTGCGACAATGATTCTGGCAGCAGATCAGCCTCAACGCTGTGTGCCGAGAGCGTGTAGTAGCCTGCCAGTTGCGTGGGGCGCTCAGCGCGCACGGCAACAGTACAGCGAGCCAGGTTACGGCGGATGTCACTGGATACCTGTCGCTGGATATAGTGATTCAGCACCGGCACGCCGCAATCGAACGCACTGCGATCGTGTTGCGCGCGGCTGAATGATTCAATGACAAAGGAAGCCGTCACTTATCGGTTCTCCCGTCCCTGGCCCGATAAGGCTGAAAAGATCAATCAAACCGCTTCATGGCGGCAACCAGATAATCCGTCGGGGCAGGCGGATGTTCGATCATGTCCAGCACCCGGACGAATTCCTCATTACTCACCCTGGTGACCTGCGGCTGGCTGAGTAGCCTGTCCGCGCGATCGAGAGCGGTCTGCAACAGGAAATCCGTCAGGCGGGCACCGCTGATTTCCGCTGCCCTGACCAGCATGGCCTTCGTCCGGGCATCCACCCGCAAATTCAGGCGTTCGTCTTTCCGGGTTACCCCTTCGGTCTGCGCACTCATGTGTCACATCCTGAACCCAACGGGTTCGTCACCGTGTCCGATGCTCCTTCTGGAGCACCTGCTTGGCCAAAATTGTACACACATCGTACTCACAATAAAACATTGCTACCGAAACAGCTCCCGGCTCACCAGCGGCCGGCTGCCCAGATGCGGCGCCAGCGCGGCGCGCAGCAGGTCGCGGGCCACGCGGCGGGTGTCGTCCTGCCAGTCACCGGCGGCCATGGCGAGCAAGGCGTTGCCGGGCCAGCCGCTGGCAGCGGGCACCAGGCCCAGTTCGGGATCAAAACGATAAGCCTGCTGCGGGCGCAGGGGCATGCCGGTGGCATCCTCGGTGAGCGAAAAGCTGTAGCCGAGTTCATCCAGCAGGGCGAGTTCGAAGTGCCGCAGCAGGACATCCTGCGCCGGCACGTCCGTGGCCAGGGCCTGGAGGGTCGCCTCGTAGGGCGCCATCAGGCCGGGATGGGGGTCGTTGCGATGCAGCAGCCGCACCAGCAATTCGTTCAGGTACATGCCGCAGTACAGCGCACGGCCAGCCAGCGGCAAGGTACTGCCGGCACTTTCCACCTGCTGGATAGTCAGCAGTTCACCGCGCCCGGTGAAACTCACCAGCAACGGGCGAAAAGGCTGCAAAAGATGGTTGCGGCGGCCGCCGCGCGCCACCACGCCAAGCCGGCCCCGGCCGGCACTGAACATGTCCAGCACCAGGCTGCTGTTGCGATAGGGCCGGGCATGCAGCACCCAGGCGGTTTCCAGCGGCGAGCCCCTGTCCGCCATGGCGCGGCTCAGTCGTAGCCCAGCGAACGCAGGGCGCG is from Isoalcanivorax pacificus W11-5 and encodes:
- a CDS encoding GNAT family N-acetyltransferase, translated to MTASFVIESFSRAQHDRSAFDCGVPVLNHYIQRQVSSDIRRNLARCTVAVRAERPTQLAGYYTLSAHSVEADLLPESLSQSPYPSVPAVLIGRLAVCQSCQGQALGVQLVVSALRKSLRLHEELGIQLVVVDPLGEEVVAFYERFGFQEFSGGRLLLSLKTVKRALAE
- a CDS encoding DUF1778 domain-containing protein is translated as MSAQTEGVTRKDERLNLRVDARTKAMLVRAAEISGARLTDFLLQTALDRADRLLSQPQVTRVSNEEFVRVLDMIEHPPAPTDYLVAAMKRFD
- the recO gene encoding DNA repair protein RecO yields the protein MADRGSPLETAWVLHARPYRNSSLVLDMFSAGRGRLGVVARGGRRNHLLQPFRPLLVSFTGRGELLTIQQVESAGSTLPLAGRALYCGMYLNELLVRLLHRNDPHPGLMAPYEATLQALATDVPAQDVLLRHFELALLDELGYSFSLTEDATGMPLRPQQAYRFDPELGLVPAASGWPGNALLAMAAGDWQDDTRRVARDLLRAALAPHLGSRPLVSRELFR